A window of the Streptomyces sp. NBC_00250 genome harbors these coding sequences:
- a CDS encoding AraC family transcriptional regulator has translation MDVLSDAIAAMRTGRPHSSRTVRFAPWGLRFPPSEGAGFHVVLQGTAWLLPPDGAAPVRLGPGDVVLLAHGTGHGLADRPDTPLVDALPAPDGSWPTPPDRGPIGAEDTLLLCGAYQLSRARAHPLLTDLPPYVHLPARVGAHPRLRAAVDLLGAELAEPQPGSDAIVPALLDTLLLYLLRTWWLTERADRSTGWSAALGDPAVAVALRALHGDPARAWTVEELGALSGLSRAAFARRFTALVGRAPLSYLTWWRMTAAGRLLRSDDLPLRTVAQRSGYSSEFAFAKAFKREYGVAPGQYRKGA, from the coding sequence TCCGCTTCGCCCCCTGGGGCCTCCGCTTCCCCCCGAGCGAGGGCGCCGGATTCCATGTCGTCCTCCAGGGCACCGCGTGGCTGCTGCCCCCGGACGGCGCCGCCCCCGTCAGACTCGGCCCCGGCGATGTCGTCCTCCTCGCCCACGGCACCGGCCACGGCCTCGCCGACCGGCCCGACACGCCCCTCGTCGACGCCCTGCCGGCCCCCGACGGCTCCTGGCCCACCCCGCCCGACCGGGGCCCGATCGGCGCCGAGGACACCCTGCTCCTCTGCGGCGCCTACCAGCTCAGCCGCGCCCGGGCGCACCCGCTCCTCACCGATCTGCCCCCGTACGTGCACCTGCCCGCCCGGGTCGGCGCCCACCCCCGGCTGCGCGCCGCCGTCGACCTGCTCGGCGCCGAACTCGCCGAACCCCAGCCGGGATCCGACGCGATCGTTCCCGCCCTGCTCGACACCCTGCTGCTCTACCTGCTGCGCACCTGGTGGCTCACCGAACGCGCCGACCGCTCCACCGGCTGGTCGGCCGCCCTCGGCGACCCGGCGGTCGCCGTCGCCCTCCGCGCCCTGCACGGTGACCCCGCGCGTGCGTGGACGGTCGAGGAACTCGGCGCCCTGAGCGGCCTCTCCCGGGCCGCCTTCGCCCGCCGGTTCACCGCCCTGGTCGGCCGCGCACCCCTCTCGTACCTCACCTGGTGGCGCATGACCGCGGCGGGCCGGCTGCTCCGCTCCGACGACCTTCCGCTCCGCACGGTCGCCCAACGCTCCGGCTACTCCTCGGAGTTCGCCTTCGCCAAGGCCTTCAAACGGGAGTACGGCGTGGCCCCGGGCCAGTACCGCAAGGGCGCCTGA
- a CDS encoding MFS transporter, whose amino-acid sequence MSSTDLVQAAVAVPSPASAPERPASPGPALAAAMLGFALITLDTSVVNVALPAIGTDLRAGMSGLQWVVDSYTLVFAALLLSSGALADRIGASRAYGTGVVVFVLASAACGLAPGLPSLLAARTVQGAAAAVMLPASLALVREAYGDPGRRARAVSLWAAGGTVAVALGPVVGGALTTAWSWRGIFFVNLPLGLLALALLTRVARSARRPAPLDLPGQLTAMTALGALTFAAIEGGTEAWWALGVAAVAFAAFLVIETRRRHPVVPLGLFRNTTVAVAVAAGSANSVAFYGMLFVFSLFFQQVLGLSPLAAGLMFLPMTGLLAAVNILSAKVAARYGARLPIVVGQAVAVAGLLGLLTVDADSSRAAQALLLVPLALGAGFSLPPLIASMMEAVPADRAGTAAGLLNAVRQTAGALAIAVFGSMAAESMESALRAGLLISAGLLTLTALASLRLPGRRA is encoded by the coding sequence ATGTCCTCAACCGACCTCGTACAAGCCGCTGTTGCCGTTCCCTCCCCCGCGAGCGCCCCGGAGCGCCCCGCCTCGCCGGGCCCCGCACTGGCCGCCGCCATGCTCGGGTTCGCCCTCATCACCCTCGACACCTCCGTCGTGAACGTCGCCCTGCCGGCGATCGGCACCGACCTGCGGGCGGGGATGTCGGGGCTCCAGTGGGTGGTGGACTCGTACACGCTGGTCTTCGCCGCGCTGCTGCTGTCCAGCGGGGCGCTGGCCGACCGGATCGGTGCGAGCCGGGCGTACGGCACCGGGGTCGTCGTCTTCGTCCTGGCCTCCGCCGCCTGCGGCCTGGCCCCCGGCCTTCCGTCGCTGCTCGCGGCCCGCACCGTGCAGGGCGCGGCGGCCGCGGTGATGCTGCCGGCCTCGCTCGCGCTCGTACGGGAGGCGTACGGAGATCCGGGGCGGCGGGCCCGCGCGGTGTCGCTGTGGGCGGCGGGCGGCACGGTCGCGGTGGCGCTCGGTCCGGTCGTGGGCGGGGCGCTGACCACGGCGTGGAGCTGGCGGGGCATCTTCTTCGTGAACCTGCCGCTGGGCCTGCTCGCGCTCGCCCTGCTGACCCGGGTGGCGCGTTCGGCCCGCCGGCCCGCCCCGCTCGACCTGCCGGGGCAGCTGACGGCGATGACGGCGCTCGGGGCGCTCACCTTCGCCGCCATCGAGGGCGGCACGGAGGCCTGGTGGGCGCTGGGTGTCGCGGCTGTCGCCTTCGCCGCGTTCCTGGTGATCGAGACGCGGCGGCGGCACCCGGTGGTGCCGCTGGGTCTGTTCCGGAACACGACGGTGGCGGTCGCGGTGGCGGCGGGCTCGGCGAACAGCGTGGCCTTCTACGGAATGCTCTTCGTCTTCAGCCTCTTCTTCCAGCAGGTGCTCGGCCTCTCGCCGCTGGCCGCCGGGCTGATGTTCCTGCCGATGACGGGACTCCTCGCCGCGGTGAACATCCTGTCGGCGAAGGTCGCGGCGCGGTACGGGGCGAGGCTGCCGATCGTCGTCGGCCAGGCGGTCGCGGTGGCGGGCCTGCTCGGGCTGCTCACGGTGGACGCGGACTCCTCCCGGGCGGCGCAGGCGCTGCTGCTCGTACCGCTCGCGCTCGGGGCGGGCTTCTCGCTGCCGCCGCTGATCGCCTCGATGATGGAGGCGGTCCCGGCGGATCGGGCGGGCACGGCCGCGGGCCTCCTGAACGCGGTCCGGCAGACGGCGGGCGCCCTCGCGATCGCGGTCTTCGGCTCGATGGCGGCCGAGTCCATGGAATCGGCCCTCCGCGCCGGCCTCCTGATCAGTGCGGGCCTCCTGACTCTGACGGCCCTGGCCTCCCTCCGCCTGCCGGGCCGCAGGGCCTGA
- a CDS encoding GlxA family transcriptional regulator: MTAESAPPSRVRRVAVIAAPPVSMFNLAIPEMLFGKVEIDGAPGYETVICAPDPGPVTTAGGLDLLVPRGLDAVEEADTVVLAGGGSSADPDPRILDALRAAAAAGKRIASICTGAFALAEAGLLDGRAATTYWAYRSLLAARHPAVDLQDDVLFVQDGPVLTSSGYAAGIDLCLHVIRTDHGAAVANTVARLALVAPVRPGGQTQFTQTPLPPERGASFAETRAWAMEHLDEPLGLTDLARHAGVSVRTLSRRFHAETGVSPLQWLLHQRVERAKELLETTSLGMDGVARASGLGTADSLRQHLLRRTGLTPSAYRASFGHASPSGHLSSVGHATAPAGSATVPPSRAS; encoded by the coding sequence ATGACAGCCGAGTCCGCACCCCCGTCCCGCGTCCGACGCGTCGCCGTGATCGCCGCCCCGCCCGTCTCGATGTTCAACCTGGCCATCCCCGAGATGCTGTTCGGCAAGGTCGAGATCGACGGCGCACCCGGGTACGAGACGGTCATCTGCGCCCCCGACCCCGGGCCCGTCACCACCGCCGGAGGCCTGGACCTGCTCGTCCCGCGGGGCCTCGACGCGGTGGAGGAGGCCGACACCGTGGTCCTCGCGGGCGGCGGCTCCTCCGCCGACCCCGACCCGCGGATCCTCGACGCGCTGCGCGCCGCGGCGGCCGCGGGCAAGCGCATCGCCTCCATCTGTACCGGCGCCTTCGCGCTCGCCGAGGCCGGGCTGCTCGACGGCCGGGCCGCGACGACGTACTGGGCGTACCGCTCGCTGCTCGCCGCCCGCCACCCCGCCGTCGACCTCCAGGACGACGTCCTGTTCGTCCAGGACGGGCCCGTGCTCACCTCCTCCGGATACGCGGCGGGCATCGACCTCTGCCTGCACGTCATCCGCACCGACCACGGCGCCGCCGTCGCCAACACCGTCGCCCGTCTCGCCCTCGTCGCGCCCGTACGCCCCGGGGGTCAGACCCAGTTCACGCAGACCCCGCTGCCGCCCGAGCGAGGGGCCTCGTTCGCCGAGACGCGCGCGTGGGCCATGGAACACCTCGACGAACCCCTCGGCCTCACCGACCTGGCCCGGCACGCCGGCGTCTCCGTCCGCACGCTCTCCCGCCGCTTCCACGCCGAGACCGGTGTCAGCCCGCTCCAGTGGCTGCTGCACCAGCGGGTGGAGCGGGCCAAGGAGCTCCTGGAGACCACCTCGCTCGGCATGGACGGGGTGGCCCGCGCCAGCGGCCTCGGCACGGCGGACTCCCTGCGGCAGCACCTGCTGCGCCGCACGGGCCTCACCCCGAGCGCGTACCGCGCCTCCTTCGGCCACGCGTCCCCCTCCGGCCACCTGTCCTCCGTCGGGCACGCGACGGCACCTGCCGGGTCCGCAACCGTCCCACCCTCCCGCGCGTCCTGA
- a CDS encoding GNAT family N-acetyltransferase: MIRLATAADLDAVAALHTEARATYYRGHLPDADFLGPEEVARARKGWAGAIDRGAVLCAVRDGEVVGIAAHGERDGLMHLTQLHVLPARWRAGIGAELHAACVETWRAAGVTTARLEVFDKNERAQAFYAAHGWAPDPETPRDGDHLVLRLTLGPETE; the protein is encoded by the coding sequence ATGATCAGACTCGCCACCGCAGCCGATCTCGACGCCGTCGCCGCCCTCCACACCGAGGCCCGGGCCACCTACTACCGCGGCCACCTCCCCGACGCGGACTTCCTCGGCCCCGAGGAGGTCGCCCGCGCCCGCAAGGGCTGGGCGGGCGCCATCGACCGCGGGGCGGTCCTCTGCGCCGTACGCGACGGGGAGGTCGTGGGCATCGCCGCCCATGGCGAGCGGGACGGCCTCATGCACCTCACCCAGCTCCATGTCCTCCCCGCCCGCTGGCGCGCTGGCATCGGCGCCGAGCTGCACGCGGCCTGCGTGGAGACCTGGCGCGCCGCCGGGGTGACCACGGCCCGCCTGGAGGTCTTCGACAAGAACGAGCGCGCCCAGGCCTTCTACGCCGCCCACGGCTGGGCCCCCGACCCGGAGACCCCGCGCGACGGCGATCACCTGGTGCTCCGGCTCACACTGGGGCCGGAAACGGAATGA
- a CDS encoding DsbA family oxidoreductase: protein MRVEIWSDIACPWCYIGKARFEKGLAAFAHRDDIEVVHRSFELDPNRAKSDTGPVLEMLAEKYGRTLDEARAMEAHVASNAHSEGLGYRTEGRDHGNTFDIHRLLHLAKDRGRQNELLDLAYRANFAEERSVFDTETLVTLGVEAGLDEAEVRAVLADDSAYADAVREDEREAAELGANGVPFFVLDRRYGISGGQPAEVFTQALEQAWQGRVLQPIGGDAAVCDTDGSCEVPGA from the coding sequence ATGCGCGTCGAGATCTGGAGCGACATCGCCTGCCCCTGGTGCTACATCGGCAAGGCACGCTTCGAGAAGGGGCTCGCGGCCTTCGCCCACCGCGACGACATCGAGGTCGTACACCGCTCCTTCGAGCTCGACCCGAACCGCGCCAAGAGCGACACCGGCCCCGTCCTGGAGATGCTCGCCGAGAAGTACGGCCGCACCCTCGACGAGGCGCGCGCCATGGAGGCGCACGTCGCGTCCAACGCGCACTCCGAGGGCCTCGGCTACCGCACCGAGGGCCGCGACCACGGCAACACCTTCGACATCCACCGGCTGCTCCACCTCGCCAAGGACCGAGGGCGTCAGAACGAGCTCCTGGACCTGGCCTACCGCGCCAACTTCGCCGAGGAGCGCTCGGTCTTCGACACGGAGACCCTGGTGACGCTCGGTGTCGAGGCCGGCCTCGACGAGGCGGAGGTGAGGGCCGTCCTCGCCGACGACTCCGCCTACGCCGACGCCGTACGCGAGGACGAGCGCGAGGCCGCCGAACTCGGCGCGAACGGCGTGCCCTTCTTCGTCCTCGACCGCCGCTACGGCATCTCCGGCGGCCAGCCCGCCGAGGTCTTCACCCAGGCCCTGGAGCAGGCCTGGCAGGGCCGGGTCCTCCAGCCGATCGGCGGGGACGCGGCGGTCTGCGACACCGACGGCAGCTGCGAGGTGCCGGGGGCCTGA
- a CDS encoding aminotransferase class V-fold PLP-dependent enzyme yields MEPLEKPLGGAEFAPKKTYLNTSACGLLPRRTIEAVTLLAEETADGRSDGAGSFDIVDEARAAFARLAGVSHERVAVGSSVAVHCGMIAQSMPAGSEILFPEGDFSSVITPFTIRGDLKTRFVPLERLAESVRPETALVAFSAVQSADGRTADFTAIRAAAAAHGARTLLDATQSAGWLPLSAGDWDYTVTGGYKYLLCPRGASFLTVTEEAQDSLLAIHANWVTGEELWVNSYGPVRELARTARRFDEPVAFFSYHGAARSLALLEEIGIGRIEAHDKGLAARFRSGLVSLGHEPVVDDSTVVAIPGLGDRAEALREADVLLSARAGNLRASFHLYNTAADVDRVLDVLAG; encoded by the coding sequence ATGGAACCCCTGGAAAAGCCGCTCGGCGGCGCCGAGTTCGCGCCCAAGAAGACCTACCTCAACACCTCCGCGTGCGGGCTGCTGCCCCGCCGGACGATCGAGGCGGTCACGCTCCTCGCCGAGGAGACCGCCGACGGCCGGTCCGACGGTGCCGGAAGCTTCGACATCGTCGACGAGGCCCGCGCCGCCTTCGCCCGCCTCGCCGGCGTCTCGCACGAGCGCGTCGCCGTCGGCAGCTCCGTCGCGGTGCACTGCGGAATGATCGCCCAGTCGATGCCCGCCGGATCCGAGATCCTCTTCCCCGAGGGGGACTTCTCCTCCGTCATCACCCCCTTCACGATCCGCGGCGACCTCAAGACCCGGTTCGTGCCCCTGGAGCGGCTCGCCGAGTCCGTCCGCCCGGAGACCGCGCTCGTCGCCTTCTCCGCCGTGCAGTCGGCGGACGGCCGGACGGCCGACTTCACGGCGATCCGTGCCGCGGCGGCCGCGCACGGCGCCCGGACGCTCCTCGACGCCACGCAGTCGGCGGGCTGGCTGCCGCTGAGCGCGGGGGACTGGGACTACACGGTCACCGGCGGATACAAGTACCTGCTGTGCCCTCGCGGGGCGTCCTTCCTGACCGTCACCGAGGAGGCGCAGGACTCGCTCCTCGCGATCCACGCCAACTGGGTCACCGGCGAGGAGCTGTGGGTGAACAGCTACGGCCCGGTCCGCGAACTGGCCCGTACGGCACGCCGGTTCGACGAGCCCGTGGCCTTCTTCTCGTACCACGGGGCGGCCCGCTCGCTCGCGCTTCTCGAGGAGATCGGCATCGGGCGGATCGAGGCCCACGACAAGGGGCTCGCGGCCCGCTTCCGTTCGGGTCTCGTCTCCCTCGGCCACGAGCCGGTCGTGGACGACTCGACGGTCGTCGCGATCCCCGGCCTCGGGGACCGCGCGGAGGCGCTGCGCGAGGCCGACGTCCTGCTCTCCGCCCGCGCGGGCAACCTGCGCGCGTCCTTCCACCTGTACAACACGGCGGCGGACGTGGACCGGGTCCTGGACGTCCTCGCGGGCTGA
- a CDS encoding MarR family winged helix-turn-helix transcriptional regulator, giving the protein MPGPDPACTEPTPSAARGGPVSIALARVARMHRIAAGRRLRELELYPGQEMMMMRLWDCGPVRQSELIQSLGLDASTVTKMLQRLEQGGHVRRGPDPADRRAVLVEATEEGRALRAGVEGVWSDLEQASLNGLGPQERAELARLLGLVAENLREEAGEAGECPPPPGNC; this is encoded by the coding sequence ATGCCAGGACCCGACCCCGCCTGTACCGAGCCGACCCCCTCCGCCGCCCGCGGTGGACCCGTCAGCATCGCGCTGGCCCGGGTGGCCCGGATGCACCGGATCGCCGCCGGACGCCGGCTGCGGGAGCTGGAGCTCTACCCCGGCCAGGAAATGATGATGATGCGGCTCTGGGACTGCGGACCGGTCCGCCAGTCCGAGCTGATCCAGTCCCTGGGCCTGGACGCCTCGACCGTGACCAAGATGCTCCAGCGCCTGGAGCAGGGCGGCCACGTCCGCCGCGGCCCCGACCCGGCCGACCGGCGCGCGGTCCTCGTCGAGGCGACGGAGGAGGGGCGGGCGCTGCGCGCCGGCGTCGAGGGCGTCTGGTCGGACCTTGAGCAGGCCTCCCTGAACGGACTCGGCCCGCAGGAGCGGGCGGAACTGGCCCGGCTCCTCGGCCTCGTGGCGGAGAACCTGCGCGAGGAGGCGGGCGAGGCGGGCGAGTGCCCGCCGCCGCCGGGGAACTGCTGA
- a CDS encoding alkene reductase, whose product MTTAFDPIDLAGTRLANRIAMAPMTRSRAEGESRTPTALVAEYYAQRASAGLIITEGTQPTAVGQGYPNTPGLHSAEQIAAWREVTDAVHERGGKIFVQLMHAGRISHPVVLGDGLHPVGPSAVAPKGQLFAGTGLIDFVAPRELTADEIRETIAGFAAAARNAVDAGFDGVEIHGANGYLLQQFLATGSNHRTDEWGGPVENRLRLTVEVVKAVAAEIGPERTALRISPANTYNDIAETDTEELYPALVAAIDPVGIAYLHVTEPTPEVRELTLALRKAFSGTFVLNPSTEGPTDGDALSLIEDGTADLVAYGALFIANPDLPARLRAGGPYNTPDTATFFGGDHRGYTDYPAL is encoded by the coding sequence ATGACCACCGCCTTCGACCCCATCGACCTCGCCGGGACCCGGCTCGCCAACCGCATCGCCATGGCGCCCATGACCCGCAGCCGGGCCGAGGGCGAGAGTCGCACCCCCACCGCGCTCGTCGCCGAGTACTACGCCCAGCGCGCCTCGGCCGGCCTCATCATCACCGAGGGCACCCAGCCGACCGCCGTCGGACAGGGCTACCCCAACACCCCCGGCCTGCACAGCGCCGAGCAGATCGCCGCCTGGCGCGAGGTCACCGACGCCGTCCACGAGCGCGGCGGAAAGATCTTCGTCCAGCTGATGCACGCCGGCCGGATCAGCCACCCCGTCGTCCTCGGCGACGGCCTCCACCCCGTCGGCCCCTCGGCCGTCGCCCCGAAGGGACAGCTCTTCGCCGGCACCGGCCTCATCGACTTCGTCGCCCCGCGCGAACTCACCGCCGACGAGATACGGGAGACGATCGCCGGCTTCGCCGCGGCCGCCCGCAACGCCGTCGACGCCGGCTTCGACGGCGTCGAGATCCACGGCGCCAACGGCTACCTTCTCCAGCAGTTCCTCGCCACCGGCTCCAACCACCGCACCGACGAGTGGGGCGGCCCCGTCGAGAACCGCCTCCGCCTCACCGTCGAGGTCGTCAAGGCCGTCGCCGCCGAGATCGGCCCCGAGCGCACCGCACTGCGCATCTCCCCGGCCAACACCTACAACGACATCGCCGAGACCGACACCGAGGAGCTCTACCCCGCCCTCGTCGCCGCGATCGACCCCGTCGGCATCGCCTACCTGCACGTCACGGAGCCCACGCCCGAGGTCCGCGAGCTGACCCTCGCCCTGCGCAAGGCCTTCTCCGGCACCTTCGTCCTCAACCCGTCCACCGAGGGACCGACCGACGGCGACGCCCTGTCGCTGATCGAGGACGGCACCGCCGACCTCGTCGCCTACGGGGCGCTCTTCATCGCCAACCCCGACCTGCCCGCCCGACTGCGGGCCGGCGGCCCGTACAACACCCCGGACACCGCGACCTTCTTCGGCGGCGACCACCGCGGCTACACCGACTACCCGGCGCTGTGA